A genomic window from Lotus japonicus ecotype B-129 chromosome 1, LjGifu_v1.2 includes:
- the LOC130731823 gene encoding UDP-glycosyltransferase 79B3-like: MATSNTSKLHIAMFPWFATGHMTPFLQLSNELAKRGHRVSFFLPPKANLELQHMNYYPDLITFHTLNVPHVDGLPLGTETASEIPIGINNLLQIAMDKTSDQVELALSKIKPDFLFFDHAHWIPEIANKYGIKTIFYHVMCAASIAIKFVPAKNVPRDRLMTLEELGKLPDGYPSSKVVLLGPEAIPMDYIQISFGEGNMTFHDRLTMALKQSDAIAIRTTREIKEGSFCDYIAAQYQKPVLLTGPVLPEEAYKGELEAHWAKWLDGFEPASVVFCAFGSQVNLKKEQFQELLLGFELSGFPFFIALKTPLGCASVDEALPEGFEERVKGRGVVARDWVQQPLILKHPSVGCFVSHCGFGSMWESLMSDKKIVLVPFLADQALNAKLLVEELEVAVSVERGKHWRDLITKESFCKAIKSVMDEESDLAARLKNNHAKFKELLGNPELMNGYIDSFIQDLQQLLK, encoded by the exons ATGGCTACATCAAACACCTCAAAGCTTCACATAGCCATGTTTCCATGGTTTGCGACTGGTCACATGACCCCATTCCTCCAGCTCTCAAACGAGTTAGCCAAACGGGGTCACAGAGTCTCTTTTTTTCTACCCCCAAAAGCAAACCTTGAACTACAACACATGAATTATTACCCAGACCTTATCACCTTCCACACCCTCAATGTTCCACACGTTGATGGCCTTCCTCTTGGCACCGAGACTGCCTCAGAGATTCCCATTGGTATCAACAATCTGCTTCAAATAGCAATGGACAAGACCTCTGACCAAGTGGAGCTTGCACTGAGCAAAATCAAACCTGATTTTTTGTTCTTTGATCATGCACACTGGATACCTGAAATAGCAAACAAGTATGGCATCAAAACCATTTTCTACCATGTAATGTGTGCAGCCAGCATTGCTATAAAGTTCGTGCCTGCTAAGAACGTTCCCAGGGACAGGCTCATGACATTGGAGGAGTTAGGCAAACTACCGGATGGGTATCCTTCTTCAAAAGTTGTACTTCTTGGCCCTGAAGCCATACCTATGGATTACATACAAATATCATTCGGAGAAG GTAACATGACCTTTCATGACCGCCTCACAATGGCCTTGAAACAAAGTGATGCCATAGCCATCAGAACGACTAGGGAGATCAAAGAAGGCAGCTTCTGTGACTACATTGCTGCACAGTATCAAAAGCCGGTGCTTTTGACTGGGCCTGTGTTGCCTGAGGAGGCTTATAAGGGAGAGTTAGAAGCACATTGGGCTAAGTGGCTTGATGGGTTTGAGCCTGCGTCTGTCGTGTTCTGTGCATTTGGGTCCCAAGTAAACTTGAAAAAAGAACAATTCCAAGAGTTATTACTAGGATTTGAGCTTTCAGGATTTCCTTTTTTCATCGCCTTGAAGACCCCATTAGGTTGTGCATCTGTGGATGAGGCATTACCGGAGGGTTTTGAAGAGAGGGTGAAGGGAAGAGGAGTTGTTGCTAGGGATTGGGTTCAACAACCATTGATTTTGAAGCACCCGTCAGTCGGGTGCTTTGTGAGTCACTGTGGATTTGGTTCTATGTGGGAGTCTTTGATGAGTGATAAAAAAATAGTGCTAGTTCCTTTCCTTGCGGACCAAGCATTGAATGCCAAGCTACTTGTTGAGGAGTTGGAAGTAGCAGTTTCTGTGGAAAGAGGAAAACATTGGAGGGATTTAATCACAAAAGAAAGCTTTTGTAAAGCTATCAAGTCTGTGATGGATGAAGAAAGCGACTTAGCTGCTAGGCTGAAGAACAACCATGCCAAATTTAAGGAATTGTTGGGGAATCCAGAACTGATGAATGGCTATATTGATAGCTTTATCCAGGATCTTCAACAACTTCTAAAGTGA